CCCCCGTGCGGGGGCCGCCGAAAACCACGGGGAACCGGACGATGAACCAGAACGGCCCGCCGGCGATTAAGTTCATCGCCGTCTTTGGGATCGGCATCTTCGTGCTGCTGTGGGCGGTGTCCGCCATGCTCCGCCAGGCGGTGCAGCCGGCGGAGAAGCAGCTGGTGGCCGTCGCGGAATCGCATTCGCCCTTCGACCAGCAGCGGGCCTGGGCCGGCCTGGAGCACGTGGTCGGGCTGGGGCCGCGTCCGGCGGGGTCGGAGGCCGCCGGGGCGCTGCGCGAACACCTGCGCAAGGAGCTGCTGACGGCGGGGCTGGTGGTGCGGGAGCAGGCCGTGGACGCCGCCGGGCCGGAGGGCCCTGTCCGCCTGGTGAACCTGTTTGCCGAGTGCCGGGGCGACCTGGACGGCGTCATCGTGCTGGCGGGCCACTACGACACCCGCCATTTTGACGACTTCCCCTTTGTCGGGGCGAACGGGGGCGGCGCGGAGACGGCCTGGCTGCTGGAAATGGCGCGCGCACTGGGCCCGGAACGGAAAGGCTGCTCGGTGTGGCTGGTATGGCTGGACGGCGAGGAACTGCCGGAAGAGGCCCCTCCAGAGAACGGTCCGCCCGGGGGCAGGGCCTTTGCGGACCATCTGCGGGAAGTGGGCATGTTTGAAAAAGTGGCGGCGGTTGTCATGGTGGACGGGATTGGCGACGCCTATCTGGGGGTCCCGCGCGACCCCGGCGCGCCCCGCTGGCTGGGAAACGCGGTGTGGCGGACGGCCCTTCGGCTGGGCTACGGCGCCCACTTCCTTCATCAGGAACGGCCCGCAGGGGGAAGCCTGCTTTCGTTCCGCGGGGCGGGCCTGCCCGCCCTGGGGGTGGCTGACCTGTCCTACGGGGGGTCGCTGACCTCCGACCAGCGCCTGCGGCACACGGCGGAGGACACCCTGGACCGGGTGCGCGCGGAGAGTTTGAAGGCCGTCGGCGATGTCCTTTATCATGCTCTCAGT
Above is a genomic segment from Candidatus Hydrogenedentota bacterium containing:
- a CDS encoding M28 family peptidase; this translates as MNQNGPPAIKFIAVFGIGIFVLLWAVSAMLRQAVQPAEKQLVAVAESHSPFDQQRAWAGLEHVVGLGPRPAGSEAAGALREHLRKELLTAGLVVREQAVDAAGPEGPVRLVNLFAECRGDLDGVIVLAGHYDTRHFDDFPFVGANGGGAETAWLLEMARALGPERKGCSVWLVWLDGEELPEEAPPENGPPGGRAFADHLREVGMFEKVAAVVMVDGIGDAYLGVPRDPGAPRWLGNAVWRTALRLGYGAHFLHQERPAGGSLLSFRGAGLPALGVADLSYGGSLTSDQRLRHTAEDTLDRVRAESLKAVGDVLYHALSAVDEDWKRRRPPGAQ